From one Nitrosococcus halophilus Nc 4 genomic stretch:
- a CDS encoding non-ribosomal peptide synthetase, translated as MSQSPSLVATDNHHGWYPLSAAQRQLWFFAQLEPESCAYNLGGWLWLEGELDRAALTQALNGLVERHEMLRACFRDYQGEPLQTIMPMMPFTLGYEDLSTLSEPEAVAKERGRELVLQPYDLNEGEVFRYRLYYLGPKRHMLALGFHHIVFDAWSFGVFMGELMSRYESGITHKPLKLPRLRQHYVDYSLRQQQWLQGEQAADQLAYWQTRLGQHHGPLNLPMQRPSGGVQRAEHYPIQIAGDLTKRLDKLSRQVGASRFTVLLAVLKLLLARLSGQEEVRVGVPSANRSADTAKMVGFLVNNWVVAGRPLPSLSVRQWIEQVKNHLTEARHNGRLPFETLVEALAPERYPGLHPLFQVAFNYRQQGGQQTWSTGGLDARFEEMTAVETPFSLVLDVAPALDDGLTLRFIAGQGTFSDRFMEQLTEGYLRLLEQCTEQPNATLAMLDMLTASSRQQLKLWSGGSEAYGRGVTLAGLISAQAARRPESEALVSGEERVSYGELESRSERLGRWLRSQGVSAETVVGVLLERGVGMIESFLGILKAGGAFLPLDPDYPEERLGYMLRDSGVELLLSESGLAGRLPAVEGLRVVALDRLDYGAEESGDLAVPVHPEQLAYVIYTSGSTGQPKGVGVTQGGLSMHVQSIGERYGMGPEDVELHFASISFDGAVERWAVPLAFGSRLVIRDQGLWSAERTCQVLEEEGVTIACFPPSYVGPLLDWIEHRRPQLKVRSWTLGGEAFTRELYERLQRVLKPRRVLNGYGPTETVVTPLLWEADEGTAMSSAYAPIGTAVGARRLYVLDGELNRVPPGVSGELYIGGEVGLARGYWGRAGQTAERFLPDRWGAPGERMYRTGDWVRWRADGVVEYLGRVDGQVKLRGFRIELGEIETRLLALAQVREAVVVMRRGPGGERLVGYVAAPPEVEGERLRAALAGQLPEYMVPSQVVRLEALPLTPAGKVDRQGLPEPRWSAEGYEPPQTEAEAVLAQVWGQLLGVERVGRQDRFFELGGDSIIALQVVSRARQAGWSLRPRDLFEQPTLSALAAVAETTETTMIEQTPLVGEVEMTPIQARFLEREGVAICNQYFWFQLDAPLNPEDLRAALQALCAHHDVLRSRFYRHKGQWHQIFQAPEKVKSELLWVREAQTKAEIQRFAASAQQSLDIESGELLRALYVSSPGQPDRLLLCIHHLAVDGVSWRILLEDLLLAYRQSAAGQPLHLPAKTHSLRDWTGALAAWAQDEAQAQQAFWQAMTADVPSLWNMNPQPTEAQTLRLVIPAEVTRRAMQVAQTHLRSNLDDLLVMTLARVLAQHSGQSAVRIYRESHGRDLSFSGLDLSRTVGWFTSLYPLLLRVPTAREEALKTLKEQLHAVQNQGLAFGALSHWSDWEPADHRIEVLFNYLGQLQWDGQGMLSFLSAGLWRSPGSRRDAPLVINAHQQEGELIMALEFSPVHFEPSLQQALMAAFEAELKALMDCCEQHGPWLTPFDVPLSGLNQEALDQLSKLELENVLPLSPLQQGLLFHSELSQQTDTYVNQLSLPLSGLDSARFEQAWQRLVQRHSILRSALLAGEGKVEQPLLGVWRSITLPWSRQDLRGEEDAVQAMERVRAERRQQGFNLYRPPLWHVDLLQTGDEDYHCVLTLHHLLMDGWSTGILLQELLQLYHGRALLPEPPPFSAFLQWLADKDQMRARAFWQDYLSAIASPTWLASSVGQVSEAKDFRRHSVILDSKLQQHLQEQARQQGVTLSTLMQGAWALILSRYTGQQQVVFGNTVAGRPPELPGSERMLGLFINTLPVAVKIPAVEPCGRWLLALQQAGLDTREHGHLPLFEIQQAAGWAGEGLFDTLMVFENYPLDDNLLNSKADGLTIGAPDSYEFTHYPLTLAVLPGTELQVVFAYNAAVLPPRVIAPLAEAFKQALMALATQPEAPLASIASITPEQRERLKLWSGGSEAYGRGVTLAGLISAQAARRPESEALVSGEERVSYGELESRSERLGRWLRSQGVSAETVVGVLLERGVGMIESFLGILKAGGAFLPLDPDYPEERLGYMLRDSGVELLLSESGLAGRLPAVEGLRVVALDRLDYGAEESGDLAVPVHPEQLAYVIYTSGSTGQPKGVGVTQGGLSMHVQSIGERYGMGPEDVELHFASISFDGAVERWAVPLAFGSRLVIRDQGLWSAERTCQVLEEEGVTIACFPPSYVGPLLDWIEHRRPQLKVRSWTLGGEAFTRELYERLQRVLKPRRVLNGYGPTETVVTPLLWEADEGTAMSSAYAPIGTAVGARRLYVLDGELNRVPPGVSGELYIGGEVGLARGYWGRAGQTAERFLPDRWGAPGERMYRTGDWVRWRADGVVEYLGRVDGQVKLRGFRIELGEIETRLLALAQVREAVVVMRRGPGGERLVGYVAAPPEVEGERLRAALAGQLPEYMVPSQVVRLEALPLTPAGKVDRQGLPEPRWSAEGYEPPQTEAEAVLAQVWGQLLGVERVGRQDRFFELGGHSLLAMQAVSLLRRDYQKQVPLQVLFDSPRLADCAARLIDAVDEDEIIVAAPRDQDLPTSSAQRRLWFVQQLNPEGGAYHLPLGLRLQGTLDLTALQAALDHLVEQHEILRTRFVEHNGEPWQRILPEAPLKINYIDLREQPQPQDRAAELFQEWLRQPFDLARDPLLRLGVVRLDERCYQLLLVQHHIITDGRSTAHFLESLINAYRAIVAGELLSEAPPRLQYADYAIWQQRWLQGKKAQQQLDYWRQALGTDTEPLELPTDFPRSRTTPPQGARYHFRLTTVQAQGLQQLARAHETTLFTPLLSLWLLLLSRYSGRRDIRVGIPVAGRVRPETETLLGCFINTVVLGVQIDPNSSFAGLMEQVKGRSAEAQSHQELPFEALVEALGVGHSLEYHPLFQVTFNHQQMVTEALAEWPHGSVTPFDPGAAGVQFDLAMDTELHSDGSIRGYLSYASQLFHKATIERLWGHYLNLLDAVLNDGSRPVANFPLLSQTEQQQLGRWNDSGVARDPFVPIPIRQSRQAMETPEAVALSFNGRQLSYGELERWVNQLAHRLQRAGVGPEIRVAISLHRSVELVVGILAITRAGGGYVPLDPSYPEERLRYILAAAEPALVLTQSTLALTGLEDPGCPCWSLDDLDCSDEPAYPPMVDWHPDQALYVIYTSGSTGRPKGVVNTHAALENRLLWMQEQYSLGGDDCVLQKTPFSFDVSVWEFFWPFMVGARLAVAPPEAHRDPVALQRVIEAEQVTTLHFVPSMLQAFIAATHLVGCASLRKVICSGEALSMDLQQQVLQARPKLQLHNLYGPTEAAIDVSYWQCQADNRHTVPIGMPISNIQLHVLDEQLNLVPIGIPGELYLAGVGLARGYFGRADLTAERFLPNPFGAPGSRMYRTGDKVKRGVDGVLEYLGRLDHQVKIRGLRIELGEIESLLRQQPSVSDALVIAQPYSIGDQLVAYVILDGVPAEDWREQLKAALSAQLPDYMVPALFMSLDGFPISPNGKLDRKALPAPEGQRKGYRAPQTPLQQQLAECWRCLLEQPRIGLDDNFFALGGHSLLAVRAVAQIREQLGLEISLRQFFQCESLEALASQLEYESRAGEEEEQNELDAMAALLNELGEL; from the coding sequence ATGAGTCAGTCCCCGTCGCTAGTCGCCACTGATAATCACCATGGGTGGTATCCGCTGTCGGCGGCGCAGCGGCAGTTGTGGTTTTTTGCTCAACTGGAACCCGAGAGTTGCGCTTATAACCTTGGCGGCTGGCTCTGGCTCGAAGGCGAACTGGATCGGGCGGCACTGACCCAGGCCTTAAACGGGCTGGTAGAGCGGCATGAGATGCTACGGGCCTGTTTTCGCGACTATCAGGGGGAGCCCCTGCAGACGATTATGCCCATGATGCCGTTTACCCTTGGCTACGAAGATCTAAGCACTCTTTCTGAACCTGAGGCGGTGGCCAAAGAGCGTGGCCGGGAGCTTGTTCTTCAACCCTATGATCTAAATGAAGGGGAGGTGTTTCGTTATCGTCTCTACTATTTAGGGCCAAAACGCCATATGTTGGCCTTGGGATTCCATCATATCGTGTTTGATGCCTGGTCGTTTGGTGTGTTTATGGGGGAATTGATGTCCCGCTATGAGAGCGGCATTACCCACAAACCGCTCAAGTTGCCGCGCCTACGACAGCACTATGTGGATTACAGCCTAAGACAACAACAATGGTTGCAAGGTGAGCAGGCGGCGGATCAGCTGGCTTATTGGCAGACACGCCTAGGGCAACATCACGGGCCATTGAATTTGCCCATGCAACGGCCATCAGGGGGCGTCCAGAGGGCAGAGCATTATCCTATTCAGATAGCAGGAGATCTGACTAAGCGCCTGGATAAGCTGTCCAGGCAGGTAGGGGCAAGTCGTTTTACGGTGTTGCTGGCGGTTTTAAAGCTTTTGCTGGCGCGCTTGTCCGGGCAGGAAGAAGTGCGTGTCGGCGTCCCTAGTGCTAATCGCTCTGCGGATACGGCAAAGATGGTCGGTTTCTTGGTCAATAATTGGGTGGTGGCGGGGCGGCCCTTGCCCTCGCTCTCTGTGAGGCAATGGATTGAACAAGTCAAAAATCATCTGACTGAGGCGCGGCACAATGGCCGGTTGCCCTTTGAAACCTTGGTCGAAGCACTGGCGCCGGAACGTTATCCGGGTCTGCACCCATTGTTTCAGGTGGCCTTCAATTACCGTCAGCAGGGCGGTCAGCAGACCTGGTCTACCGGGGGGCTGGACGCTCGTTTTGAAGAAATGACGGCGGTTGAAACGCCCTTTAGCCTGGTGTTGGATGTGGCGCCAGCTCTGGATGACGGCCTGACCCTGCGGTTTATTGCCGGACAAGGGACATTCAGCGATCGGTTCATGGAACAGTTGACCGAGGGGTATCTTCGGTTGCTTGAACAGTGTACCGAGCAACCCAACGCCACCTTGGCGATGCTAGATATGTTGACAGCCTCCAGCCGGCAGCAACTCAAGTTGTGGTCAGGGGGGAGTGAGGCGTATGGGCGTGGGGTGACATTAGCGGGATTGATATCGGCGCAGGCGGCGCGGCGACCGGAGTCGGAAGCGCTGGTCAGTGGAGAGGAGCGGGTCAGCTACGGCGAGCTGGAGTCGAGGAGCGAGCGTTTGGGGCGCTGGTTGCGTTCGCAAGGAGTGAGCGCGGAGACCGTGGTGGGGGTGCTGCTCGAGCGAGGGGTGGGGATGATAGAAAGCTTTTTAGGGATACTCAAAGCGGGGGGAGCGTTTTTACCGCTGGACCCGGACTATCCCGAAGAGCGGCTGGGGTACATGCTCCGAGACAGCGGGGTAGAGCTGCTGCTGAGCGAGAGCGGTTTGGCGGGTCGGCTGCCGGCGGTGGAGGGGCTGCGGGTAGTGGCGTTGGACCGGCTGGACTACGGGGCGGAGGAGTCCGGGGATTTAGCAGTCCCCGTGCATCCGGAGCAACTGGCCTATGTGATTTACACCTCTGGGTCCACGGGACAACCCAAAGGAGTGGGGGTGACCCAAGGGGGGCTAAGCATGCACGTGCAAAGCATCGGGGAGCGCTACGGGATGGGCCCGGAAGATGTGGAGCTGCACTTTGCTTCTATTAGTTTTGACGGAGCGGTGGAGCGTTGGGCGGTGCCGCTGGCCTTTGGCAGTCGGCTGGTGATACGGGATCAAGGGTTATGGAGCGCGGAGCGGACCTGCCAGGTATTGGAAGAAGAAGGGGTGACGATTGCCTGTTTTCCACCGAGCTACGTGGGGCCCCTGCTGGATTGGATTGAGCACCGCCGCCCGCAGCTCAAGGTGCGCTCCTGGACGTTGGGGGGAGAGGCCTTCACGCGGGAGCTTTATGAGCGGCTGCAGCGGGTGCTCAAGCCGCGGCGGGTTCTCAACGGCTACGGGCCGACGGAGACGGTGGTCACGCCGCTGCTGTGGGAAGCTGATGAGGGCACGGCGATGAGCAGCGCCTATGCGCCCATCGGCACGGCGGTGGGAGCGCGGCGGCTGTACGTACTGGATGGAGAATTAAACCGGGTGCCGCCGGGGGTCAGTGGCGAGCTCTATATTGGCGGAGAGGTGGGTTTAGCGCGGGGGTATTGGGGTCGAGCGGGGCAGACGGCCGAGCGGTTTTTGCCGGACCGGTGGGGAGCGCCGGGAGAGCGGATGTACCGCACGGGGGACTGGGTGCGGTGGCGAGCAGACGGGGTGGTGGAATATTTAGGCCGGGTGGACGGCCAAGTCAAGCTGCGCGGTTTTCGGATAGAGCTGGGAGAGATTGAGACGCGGCTATTGGCGTTAGCGCAGGTGCGGGAAGCGGTGGTGGTGATGCGCCGGGGGCCGGGGGGCGAGCGGCTGGTGGGGTATGTGGCGGCGCCGCCGGAGGTTGAGGGAGAGCGGTTACGGGCGGCGTTGGCGGGGCAGTTGCCCGAGTATATGGTACCGAGCCAGGTGGTGAGATTGGAGGCGTTGCCGCTGACCCCGGCGGGGAAGGTGGACCGGCAGGGGTTGCCGGAGCCGCGGTGGTCAGCCGAGGGGTATGAGCCGCCGCAGACCGAGGCCGAGGCGGTATTGGCCCAGGTGTGGGGGCAGTTGTTGGGGGTCGAGCGGGTCGGACGCCAGGACCGCTTCTTTGAACTGGGGGGGGATTCCATTATTGCCTTGCAGGTGGTCAGCCGGGCCCGTCAGGCGGGCTGGTCGCTCCGTCCCCGGGACCTGTTCGAGCAGCCCACCCTAAGCGCCCTGGCCGCCGTGGCCGAAACCACGGAAACGACGATGATAGAGCAGACGCCCTTGGTGGGTGAGGTTGAAATGACCCCCATCCAGGCGCGTTTTCTAGAGCGGGAAGGGGTGGCAATCTGCAATCAGTATTTTTGGTTTCAACTGGATGCGCCCTTAAACCCGGAAGATTTGCGGGCGGCGTTGCAAGCGTTGTGCGCCCATCATGATGTGTTGCGTTCCCGTTTCTACCGTCATAAGGGTCAGTGGCATCAAATCTTTCAGGCCCCTGAGAAGGTTAAATCGGAACTGCTGTGGGTAAGAGAAGCACAGACAAAGGCTGAGATCCAAAGGTTTGCCGCATCGGCACAGCAGAGCCTGGATATTGAATCCGGGGAGCTGTTGCGCGCCCTGTATGTCAGCAGCCCCGGTCAGCCGGATCGGCTGCTGTTGTGCATTCACCATCTGGCCGTGGACGGAGTCTCCTGGCGTATTTTGCTGGAGGATCTGCTGCTGGCTTATCGACAATCCGCCGCTGGTCAGCCGCTTCATCTGCCCGCCAAAACACACAGTCTTCGCGATTGGACAGGAGCGCTGGCGGCGTGGGCCCAGGATGAAGCCCAGGCGCAGCAGGCCTTTTGGCAAGCGATGACTGCGGATGTTCCTTCCCTCTGGAATATGAACCCACAACCCACCGAGGCGCAGACGTTGCGCCTGGTTATCCCTGCCGAGGTGACGCGACGGGCCATGCAGGTCGCGCAGACCCATTTGCGAAGCAATCTGGACGATCTATTGGTGATGACTCTAGCCCGGGTTTTGGCACAACATAGTGGTCAATCCGCTGTGCGCATATACCGAGAAAGCCATGGCCGGGATCTCAGCTTCAGCGGCTTGGATCTGAGCCGAACAGTGGGTTGGTTTACCAGTCTTTATCCCCTGCTGTTGAGGGTGCCCACGGCTCGGGAGGAAGCGCTTAAAACGCTCAAAGAACAGCTCCATGCGGTTCAGAATCAAGGCTTGGCCTTTGGGGCCTTATCCCATTGGAGTGATTGGGAACCGGCAGATCATCGTATCGAGGTGCTGTTTAACTATCTGGGGCAGTTGCAGTGGGATGGCCAGGGGATGTTGTCATTTCTGAGTGCAGGGCTCTGGCGGTCGCCAGGAAGCAGGCGGGATGCCCCCTTGGTGATCAATGCCCACCAGCAGGAGGGGGAGTTGATAATGGCGCTGGAATTCAGCCCTGTCCATTTTGAGCCTTCCTTGCAGCAGGCACTGATGGCCGCTTTTGAAGCAGAACTGAAGGCCCTGATGGATTGCTGCGAGCAGCATGGACCTTGGTTGACACCGTTCGATGTCCCCCTGTCCGGCCTCAATCAGGAAGCCTTGGATCAGCTGTCGAAGTTGGAGCTGGAAAATGTTCTGCCCCTCTCACCCTTGCAGCAGGGCTTGCTATTTCATAGCGAATTGAGTCAACAAACCGATACCTATGTCAACCAGCTAAGCTTGCCCCTGTCAGGCTTGGATTCCGCTCGTTTTGAGCAGGCCTGGCAGCGCCTGGTACAGCGTCATTCCATATTGAGAAGCGCCCTGCTGGCTGGTGAGGGGAAAGTCGAGCAGCCCCTGCTAGGGGTGTGGCGGTCAATAACGCTGCCCTGGAGCCGGCAGGATCTGCGTGGGGAGGAGGATGCGGTCCAGGCTATGGAGAGGGTTCGGGCCGAGCGCCGGCAGCAGGGGTTTAATTTGTACCGCCCTCCTTTGTGGCATGTGGATCTGTTGCAAACGGGGGACGAGGATTATCACTGTGTGCTGACCTTGCATCATTTGCTTATGGATGGTTGGAGCACCGGTATCCTGCTGCAGGAGTTGCTGCAATTGTATCATGGCCGGGCGCTCCTGCCTGAACCGCCTCCATTCAGTGCCTTTCTGCAATGGTTGGCGGATAAGGATCAAATGCGCGCGCGGGCCTTCTGGCAAGATTACCTATCAGCTATCGCTTCCCCTACTTGGCTAGCTTCCAGTGTGGGGCAGGTTTCAGAAGCAAAGGATTTCCGCCGTCATTCTGTGATCTTGGATTCCAAGCTGCAGCAACATCTCCAGGAACAGGCCCGCCAGCAGGGCGTTACCTTGAGTACCCTGATGCAGGGGGCTTGGGCGCTGATATTGTCCCGTTATACCGGCCAGCAGCAGGTGGTCTTCGGCAATACCGTTGCCGGACGGCCGCCTGAGCTGCCCGGCAGCGAGCGTATGTTGGGGCTGTTTATTAATACCTTGCCGGTAGCAGTCAAGATACCTGCCGTTGAGCCCTGCGGGCGTTGGCTATTGGCGCTACAGCAGGCGGGCTTGGATACTCGGGAGCATGGCCATCTGCCCCTGTTTGAAATACAGCAGGCTGCCGGTTGGGCCGGTGAGGGACTGTTCGACACCCTGATGGTATTTGAGAACTACCCTCTGGATGACAACCTGCTTAACAGTAAGGCTGATGGATTGACCATTGGCGCTCCAGATAGCTACGAGTTTACCCATTATCCTCTGACGTTGGCGGTATTGCCGGGCACCGAGTTGCAAGTGGTGTTTGCCTATAATGCGGCGGTGTTGCCGCCAAGGGTGATAGCGCCGCTGGCGGAGGCCTTCAAGCAAGCGTTAATGGCGTTGGCTACACAGCCCGAGGCGCCGCTGGCCTCTATTGCAAGCATTACCCCGGAGCAAAGGGAACGTCTCAAGTTGTGGTCAGGGGGGAGTGAGGCGTATGGGCGTGGGGTGACATTAGCGGGATTGATATCGGCGCAGGCGGCGCGGCGACCGGAGTCGGAAGCGCTGGTCAGTGGAGAGGAGCGGGTCAGCTACGGCGAGCTGGAGTCGAGGAGCGAGCGTTTGGGGCGCTGGTTGCGTTCGCAAGGAGTGAGCGCGGAGACCGTGGTGGGGGTGCTGCTCGAGCGAGGGGTGGGGATGATAGAAAGCTTTTTAGGGATACTCAAAGCGGGGGGAGCGTTTTTACCGCTGGACCCGGACTATCCCGAAGAGCGGCTGGGGTACATGCTCCGAGACAGCGGGGTAGAGCTGCTGCTGAGCGAGAGCGGTTTGGCGGGTCGGCTGCCGGCGGTGGAGGGGCTGCGGGTAGTGGCGTTGGACCGGCTGGACTACGGGGCGGAGGAGTCCGGGGATTTAGCAGTCCCCGTGCATCCGGAGCAACTGGCCTATGTGATTTACACCTCTGGGTCCACGGGACAACCCAAAGGAGTGGGGGTGACCCAAGGGGGGCTAAGCATGCACGTGCAAAGCATCGGGGAGCGCTACGGGATGGGCCCGGAAGATGTGGAGCTGCACTTTGCTTCTATTAGTTTTGACGGAGCGGTGGAGCGTTGGGCGGTGCCGCTGGCCTTTGGCAGTCGGCTGGTGATACGGGATCAAGGGTTATGGAGCGCGGAGCGGACCTGCCAGGTATTGGAAGAAGAAGGGGTGACGATTGCCTGTTTTCCACCGAGCTACGTGGGGCCCCTGCTGGATTGGATTGAGCACCGCCGCCCGCAGCTCAAGGTGCGCTCCTGGACGTTGGGGGGAGAGGCCTTCACGCGGGAGCTTTATGAGCGGCTGCAGCGGGTGCTCAAGCCGCGGCGGGTTCTCAACGGCTACGGGCCGACGGAGACGGTGGTCACGCCGCTGCTGTGGGAAGCTGATGAGGGCACGGCGATGAGCAGCGCCTATGCGCCCATCGGCACGGCGGTGGGAGCGCGGCGGCTGTACGTACTGGATGGAGAATTAAACCGGGTGCCGCCGGGGGTCAGTGGCGAGCTCTATATTGGCGGAGAGGTGGGTTTAGCGCGGGGGTATTGGGGTCGAGCGGGGCAGACGGCCGAGCGGTTTTTGCCGGACCGGTGGGGAGCGCCGGGAGAGCGGATGTACCGCACGGGGGACTGGGTGCGGTGGCGAGCAGACGGGGTGGTGGAATATTTAGGCCGGGTGGACGGCCAAGTCAAGCTGCGCGGTTTTCGGATAGAGCTGGGAGAGATTGAGACGCGGCTATTGGCGTTAGCGCAGGTGCGGGAAGCGGTGGTGGTGATGCGCCGGGGGCCGGGGGGCGAGCGGCTGGTGGGGTATGTGGCGGCGCCGCCGGAGGTTGAGGGAGAGCGGTTACGGGCGGCGTTGGCGGGGCAGTTGCCCGAGTATATGGTGCCGAGCCAGGTGGTGAGATTGGAGGCGTTGCCGCTGACCCCGGCGGGGAAGGTGGACCGGCAGGGGTTGCCGGAGCCGCGGTGGTCAGCCGAGGGGTATGAGCCGCCGCAGACCGAGGCCGAGGCGGTATTGGCCCAGGTGTGGGGGCAGTTGCTGGGGGTCGAGCGGGTCGGACGCCAGGACCGCTTCTTTGAACTGGGGGGGCACTCTCTGCTGGCAATGCAGGCCGTGAGCCTGTTGCGCCGGGATTATCAAAAGCAGGTACCGTTGCAGGTACTGTTTGACTCTCCTCGGTTGGCCGACTGTGCGGCGCGCTTGATCGATGCCGTTGATGAGGACGAAATCATTGTGGCCGCGCCCAGGGACCAAGATCTGCCCACCTCATCTGCTCAACGCCGTCTTTGGTTTGTGCAACAGCTCAATCCTGAAGGCGGGGCCTACCATTTACCGCTCGGGTTAAGATTGCAAGGGACGCTGGATTTGACTGCGCTGCAAGCGGCGCTGGATCACTTGGTCGAACAGCACGAAATATTGCGCACCCGTTTTGTGGAGCATAATGGTGAGCCGTGGCAGCGGATTCTCCCCGAAGCGCCACTCAAAATAAACTATATTGATTTGCGCGAGCAGCCACAGCCCCAGGATAGGGCGGCGGAGCTGTTCCAGGAATGGTTAAGGCAGCCCTTTGATCTGGCCAGAGATCCCTTGCTGCGCTTGGGTGTGGTCCGGCTGGATGAGCGTTGCTACCAATTGTTGCTGGTGCAGCATCATATCATCACCGACGGCCGCTCAACCGCCCATTTCCTCGAATCCCTAATCAATGCATATCGGGCCATTGTGGCCGGGGAGCTGTTGTCGGAAGCTCCGCCGCGGCTGCAATACGCCGATTACGCAATCTGGCAACAGCGCTGGCTGCAAGGTAAAAAGGCGCAGCAGCAACTGGATTATTGGCGCCAAGCTCTGGGAACGGATACCGAGCCGCTGGAGCTTCCCACCGACTTTCCCCGGAGCAGGACGACTCCTCCCCAGGGTGCGCGCTACCATTTTCGCTTGACTACGGTCCAGGCCCAGGGATTACAGCAACTGGCGAGAGCCCATGAGACGACCCTTTTTACCCCGCTTCTAAGCTTGTGGTTGCTGCTCTTATCTCGTTACAGCGGCCGGCGGGATATTCGAGTCGGCATTCCTGTAGCGGGGCGGGTCCGCCCTGAAACTGAAACCCTGCTAGGTTGCTTTATCAATACCGTGGTGCTAGGGGTTCAGATCGACCCGAATAGTTCCTTTGCTGGGCTGATGGAGCAGGTCAAGGGGCGCTCGGCCGAAGCCCAAAGCCATCAGGAGCTGCCCTTCGAAGCTCTGGTGGAGGCCCTGGGAGTAGGACACAGCCTGGAATACCATCCCCTGTTTCAGGTGACCTTTAATCATCAGCAAATGGTTACAGAGGCATTGGCGGAGTGGCCCCATGGGAGTGTGACTCCCTTTGATCCTGGTGCCGCCGGGGTGCAGTTTGACCTGGCTATGGATACGGAACTCCATAGTGACGGTAGTATCCGCGGTTACCTCAGCTATGCCAGCCAGTTGTTTCACAAGGCCACTATTGAGCGTTTGTGGGGGCATTATTTGAACCTGCTGGATGCCGTATTAAACGATGGGAGTCGGCCTGTGGCCAATTTTCCGCTACTGAGCCAAACCGAGCAGCAGCAGTTGGGGCGTTGGAATGATAGCGGTGTCGCGCGAGATCCGTTTGTGCCCATACCCATTAGGCAGAGCCGGCAGGCGATGGAAACCCCTGAGGCCGTTGCTTTGAGTTTTAATGGCCGGCAATTGAGCTATGGCGAATTGGAACGCTGGGTTAATCAACTTGCCCACCGATTGCAGCGCGCCGGCGTAGGTCCTGAGATTCGGGTTGCCATCAGCCTGCACCGCTCGGTGGAGCTGGTGGTCGGTATTCTGGCGATTACCCGGGCAGGGGGGGGCTATGTGCCCCTGGATCCCAGTTACCCGGAGGAACGCTTGCGCTACATTTTGGCGGCGGCGGAGCCGGCGCTGGTGTTGACGCAGAGCACCCTGGCTTTGACTGGGTTGGAAGATCCCGGTTGTCCTTGCTGGTCTCTGGATGATCTGGACTGCAGTGATGAGCCCGCCTACCCGCCGATGGTCGATTGGCATCCAGATCAGGCCCTCTATGTGATTTACACCTCCGGGTCCACGGGGCGTCCCAAGGGGGTGGTCAATACCCATGCCGCCTTGGAAAATCGCTTGCTGTGGATGCAGGAGCAATATTCGCTGGGCGGCGATGATTGTGTTTTGCAGAAAACGCCTTTCAGTTTCGACGTATCGGTTTGGGAATTCTTTTGGCCCTTCATGGTAGGCGCCCGTTTGGCGGTGGCGCCGCCGGAGGCGCACCGTGATCCAGTTGCATTGCAGCGGGTGATCGAGGCTGAACAGGTCACGACGCTGCATTTTGTGCCGTCCATGCTGCAGGCCTTTATCGCGGCCACCCATCTGGTCGGTTGCGCTTCCCTTAGAAAGGTGATTTGCAGCGGCGAAGCGCTGAGCATGGATCTGCAGCAGCAGGTGTTACAGGCAAGGCCGAAATTACAGCTGCACAACCTCTATGGGCCTACGGAAGCTGCGATTGATGTCAGCTATTGGCAGTGTCAAGCGGATAACCGGCATACGGTGCCCATTGGAATGCCCATTAGCAATATTCAATTGCACGTGCTGGATGAGCAGCTAAACCTGGTGCCCATAGGAATACCCGGTGAACTGTATCTAGCGGGTGTGGGACTGGCCAGGGGGTATTTCGGCCGTGCCGATCTCACCGCCGAGCGGTTTCTGCCCAACCCCTTTGGCGCTCCCGGCAGCCGTATGTATCGCACCGGCGACAAAGTCAAGCGGGGAGTGGATGGGGTGCTGGAATATCTGGGGCGGTTGGATCACCAAGTCAAAATTCGTGGACTGCGCATCGAGTTGGGTGAGATTGAGAGTCTGCTGCGCCAGCAACCGTCCGTGTCGGATGCCCTTGTGATTGCCCAGCCCTACAGCATTGGAGACCAGTTGGTGGCCTATGTCATCTTGGATGGGGTGCCGGCAGAGGATTGGCGGGAACAGCTAAAAGCAGCCTTGTCAGCCCAGTTGCCGGATTACATGGTGCCGGCGCTATTTATGTCCCTGGATGGGTTTCCCATTTCGCCGAACGGCAAGCTGGATCGTAAGGCATTGCCAGCACCGGAGGGGCAACGCAAGGGATATCGCGCACCGCAAACCCCATTGCAGCAGCAGTTGGCCGAGTGTTGGCGATGTTTGTTGGAGCAGCCCCGCATTGGGTTGGATGACAACTTTTTTGCCCTCGGCGGACACTCTTTGCTAGCGGTTCGCGCCGTGGCACAAATTCGTGAGCAACTGGGCCTGGAGATTTCTCTACGGCAATTTTTCCAATGTGAGAGCCTGGAGGCACTGGCCAGTCAGCTGGAATACGAATCCAGGGCGGGTGAAGAGGAAGAACAGAACGAGTTGGATGCCATGGCTGCTCTGCTGAATGAATTGGGGGAACTATGA